A single genomic interval of Romboutsia ilealis harbors:
- a CDS encoding DUF2508 family protein: MSAKKKIEKELEKENIIKEIKKAQADVITAEKFFQLVSEPELVDVAIYNLEAKKSRYRYLIKIAKEKGIKKSLKESLIEAIAK, from the coding sequence ATGAGCGCTAAAAAAAAGATTGAAAAAGAATTAGAAAAAGAGAATATAATTAAAGAAATAAAAAAAGCTCAAGCTGATGTAATAACGGCTGAAAAATTTTTCCAGTTAGTTAGTGAACCAGAATTAGTAGATGTTGCAATATATAATTTAGAAGCTAAAAAATCTAGATACAGATATTTAATAAAGATTGCAAAAGAAAAGGGAATAAAGAAATCTTTAAAAGAATCCTTAATAGAAGCAATAGCTAAATAA